One Vicia villosa cultivar HV-30 ecotype Madison, WI unplaced genomic scaffold, Vvil1.0 ctg.000405F_1_1_3, whole genome shotgun sequence genomic window, AAAGTATGGAGAATCCTTGTCGGAATTTGGAGATTTAAATAAAGAGGAGTTAAGGGAGGCAAAGGTTTTAGGTTTGGGTAGCCTGGATGTTGAGGTGTGGGATGGAAAATGAGGAGGAGAGTGATAAAAAATGGGAGGATATAAGAGTGTGATTCCAGCAAAGAAAATGACCTTCaagatttttggagaagagaaaatggGAGAGTGAAATTGAGGGAAATAGCACCCAGAGTTTTAATGGTGCAATGGAGCAGTATGAAAAATTGTCTGTTGGGTGTGGCAAAGAAGTTAGATTGAGATTATGATTCAGGATGAAAATCAATTGACAAATGTATTTGTTCAGCATTGGAGAGAAGCTGATGATTAAATAATAGTTCACCTAACAGGTCATTTAGACGTAAGTGGAAAAATTCACTAATCAATTATACGAAGTTAGAACATCAACACTTACTTGATGTATACGTGATTTAGAAATAAGTAGTGTCATCCCTGTCGTCTTTATCCGGAATCCTAAAAATATGAGAGCTCGGATCTTCCTCTGTATCTCACACTCCCCTTCACAACTCTCAATGGGGCAAGTTATGGAGCCATCAGTTATGTTTTTGATTTCGTCATTACAGAGGCGACCTAGCCATATAATATGTATAACCCTAGTCTCTACCCATTATGGGTTAAGGGTTAAAGCCCACAATTTTGCCCACACCAATCAGGTTTCAGATACACAGACTTTAATTAAAAGGATCACTTCATCAATAAAGGCCTACTTATGCATCCTAAAAAacataactaaaataaaaattgactGCATCCTAAAAAATATCAGATAAATCTAACATTCTCCCACTTGGGAAAAATCAATTGtgtgattttaaattttaaaaaacacaTTTGAAAACGATTATCGGGTTAATGACTAATTTCTTAAAATGTGGCCGCATTTTAAGAAAATGCATAATTTTAGGTGCATTATCAGAATATGACGTCATCCAACAAAAGCCAAGCAGTACCAAATCATGGCAATTCTTATATCCTTCATTGACATAAAACCTTTCGTGGTTACAAATACTGCGGACTTCGTCAACTAGTCATCATTGTGGAGTGTGGCAAGAAAATAGCATGCCAATGTGATCCTACAaccaacttttattttctttgtcaGTCCTTAACAATTTCTCTCAAATGCATTAAATCCAAAGAAATTTTATGGTTTTACAAACAATAAGGCCTCAGATCTAATATGACGTCGACCACCGACACAGTGGTCCCGACAACGTTGAGCTCAAAATCATACCTCAGCTCCAATATGGCATCGACCACCGGTATAATGGTCCCGAAGATGCCAAGCTCAAAATCATAACTCAGCTCCAATATGGCATCAACTACCGGTATAGTGGTCCCGAAGATGCCGAGCTCAAAATTATAACCATGCCTCGAACTCCAAAATAGTGTCAACCACATGCATTGTGGTCCCAATGACACTGTGTCCCAATTAACATATAAATAAGCaatgataaataataatattcattGTATTACCAATTTCTCCAAatagaaaataattaagaatttTACACTTAAAGTGTCCAAAATAAAGTACAACGTGATaagaaaatgacataaaaaataaactCCCATTAACCAAATGCATTAAAAGAACTCACAATGCTCATGTTCTCAACATGGTTTTTGAACACAGTTGGCCTATGTCCCTTGGTTAGGGGATCAACTAGCATGAAATCAGTATTAAACTCAACAACAATGTCATTGTTCTTCACAAGATCTCTAACTGTCAAATACTTCAATtccaaatgcttagaaccactagaagttttattatttttatagtaGAACATAGTTGCGCTGTTATCATAGTAAAGTTTTAGTGGCTTAGTAATGAAATCAACAATGCGAAGTCAAGTCACTAAATTTCTCAACCATACAGCATGAGTGGCAGCAGCATAACAAGCAATAAACTTTATTTGCATAGTTGAAGAGGAAACAAAAGTTTTCTTTTTACTCTTCTAAGACATCGCACCTACAGCCAGCATAAAAATGTAACCAAAAGTAGACTTCTCTTTAGTTCTCTACAAATATCTCATCACTTCCTTAGTTGTAATCCAATGATCATTCCTAGGATTGGACATGTATCGTCCCACGACGCCAACTATAAGAGCAATGTCAATCCCAATGCATACTTAAGCATACATCAAGCTTCCCAATCCATTGTCAAAATGTTTTCCCTTCATTTTTTTCCCGCTCAATCTCATTTTAGGACATTGATATTTACTGAATTTGTCACCTTTAGTAACTGGAACATCCTCTGGCTTATAGTTATGCATATTCAACCTCTCTAAGACTCTATCGATATAAGCCTTCTGGGACAAGTCAAGTACACCATATAATCCTAtctatatgtattttaattcccAACACAAAGGATGCTTCAGCAagatctttcatatcaaagtACTTGGTTATCATAAGTTTGGTCTCATGAAGTAGACCAAGATAACTACTGGAAAgtaaaacatcatcaatatacaACACAAAAGAGATGAATTTTCTCCCACTGACCTTAAGATAGATGCACTGATCaactttattttcttcaaaactcAAGGAAGTCACCACCACATCAAATTTCAAGTACTATTGTTTGGGATCCTTTTTCAAACcataaatagattttctaaatttACAAACCAAATGCTCATTACCACTAGTCACAAAACTCTCAGACTACTGCATGTACACCTCATCATTAAGATCACCATTCAGAAAAGTagtcttaacatccatctgatgtAATTCCAAGTCAAAATGTGCTACAAGAGCCGTGATGATTCTAAAAGAGACTTTAGTCAAAACAAGAGAAAAGTTTCATCAAAATAAATCCCCTCTTTTTGTGTGAAGCCCTTAGCCACAAGTCTTGCCTTAAACCTCTCAATTTTACCTTTTGAGTCCTATGTTTTGAATATCCACTAGCAGTCAATCGCCTTACAGTTTCTTGATAACTCCACCAATTCCCAAAATCAAGCTAACATCTCCCACTAGCTCCATAATTACTTCAAGATCATTTCCTACCTTGATCTTGCTTTCCCTCAACAATTTTAATTAAGGATGAAGATTCGAGGCTAGTCAATCCAATAGACAACCTTTTCAACATTACTGACAAGCACCTCCACAACAAGAGGGAGCAAAAAATTCGGAGGATACATTTAATCAATTTATGTAAGTGTCTATGGCAAGTCACCTTATTAACTTAGGTGCAAGTGTGAATAATATACCATTTTTAGTGGTAGAAAGAATTGAGTATCTGCAAAATAATTTCAAATGGCAAACATGGAGGAAACCAGTGGGAGTAGTCAAAGATGTGTTGATACAGATAGACAAGTTATCATTTCATATAGACTTTGTAGTACTAAATGTCAAGACAGACCCATAGATactgttggataaataaatccagcgtcacccttagggattcgaatgggcttaacatcccaacccatggcgcctagagagagcttacaaacctcgctttaggtgcagcccctgagggctcatactataaggaaataaagttgcgccctcactaacagcaattgcttttagcgcagtggtaagcgcttgatcctacaagtggtatcagagcatggtcatgggttcgaatccccccggctgacactgggggggagattgttggacaaataaatccagcgtcacccttagggattcgaatgggcttaacatcccaacccatggcgcctagagagagcttacaaacctcgctttaggtgcagcccctgagggctcatactataaggaaataaagttgcgccctcactaacagcaattgcttttagcgcagtggtaagcgcttgatcctacagATACCTCTCATCTTATGAAGACCTTTAATGAAGATTGTGAGGATGCTCCTGGATATTTATAAGGTAATTCGTGTCACCTAACATTCAACACTGTCAAGCTACTAACGTTAAACAAGCACTAGTTGGGAGGCAACTCAACCACATTTTACAATTTTCCTTAGAATTAGGCTTTAATTAGGTAATTTCAATTCAATCACTTTGATGAAAAGAAACATGCCAAGCCACAAAAATATGGGCTCGCTAAACTCATAATTGCCATGCCATTTCTCACCCAGCACGCCTAGGGGAAAGTCCAAAATTCAAGAATACGAGCTCTCGACTAGCAAGGCTTAGCTCGGCTAGCGTGAGGCTTATTTTAGAACCTTGGGAAACGAGAACAGACTTAAATTTAAATTTCCTCGATCAATATTTCTCACACTTTTCACTTCTCCCATTTGAGAAAAACCCTAGCCCACACTAGAGAATATCATCCTAAAGAAAAACTTTACTGATTTGAACTTTAATCCAGTACATAAATTTCTCAAGTATGTCATTCTACTCTATTTTTCTTAAACTTTAACCCAGAACATACTTATAGATAATGGTACAACATCTCTAAAGAATAATTAGACCTTACTAAAAAGACTATTTAGTTGATTTTAAGAATTTTTAGGTAATTATTTTATATGTTTAGATacacaaataatattttaaatttttagtaaaaactattttatttaaatttcatgtaagaatttttatctttttaaataGATAATGCTATAATGATAGTTAAAACAGttaccaaaaataaaaaataaatacttaaaATCACTATAAATTGTTACGAAATAtatattaatgattttttttcttaaatggcGACGATCACAATGTCCTAATTATGATGGTTACAATCATCTGAATAAACATCCAAAAATAAAACATCTATTGAAATTTATGAAGATTAAAACTGTCTAATTTATTTTGCTAAGGAAGATCCAgaattatcataaatattaaattCGATTGAAGTGATATTTCATAAATTGTCGCAAAATAAGTTGGTGACACATTTTTCGCAATCATTCAGAAATCGTTGCAAACAAAGTTATAAAACGGTTTAACTACCTAAAATTTTCCCATAATGActattttcttgtagtgtattTCCTAAAATGATTAAGCTTTAAATATGAGTTAGATTCTGATGTCACTTGTTACTCAAGTGAAGGGAGGTGAATTatgatataaaataattttaaagacttgaaaagttaaataaatttttaaattgattttaaatgtggTGTCGAAGAAAAAGAGAATGACAAGTAAATAATAACaggaaaataaaaagatgaaagaTTAGAGAGAAATATATTGGATTTTATCCTTGTTCATCCCAAAATCAGGGGGAGTATTTTAAGATTTCAAATATCATAGATCTTTTAAACCATAATAATTCCACAACTTTCTTAGAATAAGTTTTTGTCTTAGGTTCagctttaaatttttataatatattaagttTCAAGATAACAATTCTCTCTTGTTTTACAATTACATATCTACAATGACTTACACATGCCAACTTTACTTAAGTGTTTTGCTCTTACaatactaaaataatattttaagtgCATGTGAAAATTCTAAGAGCAATGGAGTCAGTAGAAGAGAAATTATATTCATATTTTCAATGTGTTTTCAAAAGAACAATTATCCTTCTTTTATAGTAAAACATTTAGCAaagaaaaaataatgtttttatgTGTGATCGCTTCATAATTGATCCGGCTATGATAATCGATTATGGCCTAACAAAATTATAAAGTTTTTGTTAAAACTGAACTATAATCGATTATAAAGGTTCCTTAAGATATCATTGAGCCATCAGATCCATTGTTCCTATTATGCAATTTGAAATTGAAGACAAACACCAAGAAGAGGAAAAGGACACGGTGCATCAGAATATCATTTGCATTTCCAATTAACAAACTACAAATATCTCAGATTATGTtgtttttaaacctaaaaaaactaGTACACagacttttatttaaaaaaactattttatcaAGAACTAAACCAAATACCCACTTCAAACTACAATAAGAAAACTATACTAATTTGAACTTGTCTCATATTTAAGAACATTGCTAAAGAGGTTCTTCAGATTCATAAATGATGATCCATTTGGACTCAAAGCAGCATTTTGTGCCAATTTCTTCCATTCCAAAGCTTTCTCTTTCATCTCTTTCCCCTTTTCCCCCTCCATCATCTCCTTCACAAGACTCTCAATCTTATCCCTCTTAGCATCTTCAATCTCCAAACCAATCCCCCATTCATGACAACAAAATCTACTATTAGTTTGTTGTTCAGCAAAGAAAGGCCAACATATCATTGGAACACCACCGCACACACTTTCCAACGTTGAATTCCAACCACTATGCGTCAAAAAACCTCCAATTGCTGAATGATCCAAAACCTCCTCTTGTGGACACCAACTTGATAACATTCCTCTATCTTTCGTCTCTTCCAGAAACTCTTGAGGCAAAACAGCATTTTCCCCAGCAACAAGATCAGGCCTTACTACCCATAAAAATGGTATTTTACTATTAGCAAGTCCCCAAGCAAACTCAACCATCTGTTCGTTTGTCATAACTGTAATACTTCCGAAATTCACATAAACTACGGAATTCGGTTCTTTGCTATTCAACCATTCTAAACACTCCGGCTCTTCCTTCCAAAGATTAGAACCAAATGAATTCAACTCCTTATTAGTCACTTCCTTCAAGAGTAAATGCAAGGGACCAATAGAATAAACAGGAGGCAAATTAATGGATGAAAATGCTTCCAAAACATTATGCTCCAAATCATCAAAAGTGTTCAGAATAATTGCTGAAGCTTTTTCAGCTCTCTGGCACTCTCCTAATATAAAatcaagcataacatcatttGGGTCTGTAGTTCTAACGAAGCTTGGAAAATCCTTTAAACGTATTTCTTTAATGCCTGGTACCCAATCTATAGAAGTCTCCAAATATCCATTTGTTATATAACTAGAGTCTGCATATCAAACACATTATTTACTTTATTGAACACTAAACATTAAAAATACATCCATCATAACTGAATTCTAATACAGTAAATTTGTGTGTCGGTGAATCATTACTCTTAAAAGATTTCCCATAAAGATATATGAAAGTAGTTGTTGACATTTATTTTTGGCACGTTTAAGTACATTTCTGACAATGATATGTGTATACTCAATCTACTGTgttcatttattattttctatcacatcacaattttttttttatttctaacttTCTTGAtgtatatacatttttttttttgatacgcTTGATGTATATACATTATACATACACCTGCATAGATgtctcaaaaatattttcatattttttaatgcctataaattttaaaattttgttcttAAATCCCATAAAATCATGCAAATACTTATTATTTGACTtaaatttttaatgttttttgaaaaatatgtttaaagtactattttaaatgatttataaacaatataattaaaattatatttacctTTGAGTGGTACTAAGCCCTTTTCAATGAGTTGACGATATTGCATATATGCCATGAAGCCACAAGCACTAGTTGTCCAAAAAAGCACTTCTGGGACATTAATTTCTTGAGCAGCTTCCAATGTAAAAGTCATAACACCATCAGAAACTATGCAAGTGACAGGAGGGGTGTCTACAGCATTGTTGAGTTTTGCAAGAAGTTTTTTAAAGTGAGGTAAGCAAGTTTTTCTAGTAGATTCACACAAGGAAGGGATATCCTGTGTGACATCCACATCGGACTCAGGTAGACCATCAGGAATGGTTTCAAAACGAAAAGAGGAGAGACCGTTTAGAGAGTTAGGACCTCTAGATT contains:
- the LOC131627851 gene encoding 7-deoxyloganetin glucosyltransferase-like; this encodes MGSLNTTKNMPHVVCIPYPAQGHINPMLKLAKLLHFKGGFHVTFVNTEYNHKRLLKSRGPNSLNGLSSFRFETIPDGLPESDVDVTQDIPSLCESTRKTCLPHFKKLLAKLNNAVDTPPVTCIVSDGVMTFTLEAAQEINVPEVLFWTTSACGFMAYMQYRQLIEKGLVPLKDSSYITNGYLETSIDWVPGIKEIRLKDFPSFVRTTDPNDVMLDFILGECQRAEKASAIILNTFDDLEHNVLEAFSSINLPPVYSIGPLHLLLKEVTNKELNSFGSNLWKEEPECLEWLNSKEPNSVVYVNFGSITVMTNEQMVEFAWGLANSKIPFLWVVRPDLVAGENAVLPQEFLEETKDRGMLSSWCPQEEVLDHSAIGGFLTHSGWNSTLESVCGGVPMICWPFFAEQQTNSRFCCHEWGIGLEIEDAKRDKIESLVKEMMEGEKGKEMKEKALEWKKLAQNAALSPNGSSFMNLKNLFSNVLKYETSSN